The Corylus avellana chromosome ca8, CavTom2PMs-1.0 genome has a segment encoding these proteins:
- the LOC132190255 gene encoding serine/arginine-rich splicing factor SC35-like, with protein sequence MSHFGRSGPPDIRDTYSLLVLNITFRTTADDLFPLFDKYGKVVDVFIPRDRRTGESRGFAFVRYKYADEAQKAVEKLDGKIVDGREIMVQFAKYGPNAERIHKGKISESTSKTKGRSRSRSPRPRHRDEHRDKDYRRRSRSRSRERSARDRYRGREKDNRRRSRSPSASPDNHKDRGRGRYDDERRSRSRSYDSASPARRSPNPRRSPSPHRTPSRVESPDARNHKEGSPVPKTVASHGRPVDSRSPSPRRSDADE encoded by the exons ATGTCGCACTTTGGGAGATCCGGCCCTCCAGATATCAGAGACACCTACTCTCTTCTCGTCCTCAACATCACTTTCC GAACCACCGCCGATGATCTCTTCCCTCTCTTCGACAAGTACGGCAAGGTCGTCGACGTCTTTATCCCCAGAGACCGAAG GACTGGAGAATCGAGAGGATTCGCTTTTGTTCGGTATAAGTATGCGGATGAGGCACAGAAAGCGGTGGAAAAGCTTGATG gaaaaataGTTGACGGCAGAGAGATTATGGTTCAGTTCGCCAAGTATGGCCCAAATGCCGAGCGAAT TCACAAAGGGAAGATATCAGAGTCAACTTCGAAGACAAAAGGCAGGTCTAGAAGTCGTAGCCCTCGTCCTAG GCATCGGGATGAACATAGGGACAAGGATTACAGAAGGAGAAGTCGTAGTAGAAGCAGGGAGCGATCTGCTCGTGACAGGTACCGTGGGAGGGAAAAAGATAATCGTCGCCGGAGCAGGAGCCCTAGTGCAAGTCCTGATAATCACAAAGATCGTGGGAGAGGCAGATATGACGATGAGCGGCGGAGTCGAAGCCGGTCCTATGATAG TGCCTCCCCTGCTCGGCGCAGTCCGAATCCTAGGAGGAGCCCGTCTCCACATAGGACACCTTCTAGGGTTGAAAGTCCTGATGCACGCAATCATAAAGAAGGCTCTCCTGTACCAAAAACTGTTGCATCACATGGTCGACCTGTTGATTCTCGAAGCCCTTCTCCTCGTAGATCTGATGCTGAT gAATGA
- the LOC132189458 gene encoding sugar transport protein 5 → MAVGGFAVDGPGGGFKGKITVSVVITCIVAASSGLIFGYDIGISGGVTTMVPFLHKFFPSVLRKAAEAKTNMYCVFDSQLLTSFTSSLYIAGLAASLVASRVTSAIGRKNTIVIGGCTFLAGAAINGGAANIAMLILGRILLGFGVGFTNQATPVYLSEVAPPKWRGAFNTGFQFFIAVGVVAANCINYGTAKRSWGWRLSLGLAVVPALIMTTGALLISDTPSSLVERGKLDQAKKSLIKVRGSDADIEAELAELKKSSEIAKAARREPFVTIFERQYRPHLVMAIAIPFFQQLTGINVIAFYAPILFQTVGFGSDSALIAAIILGLVNLCSILVSTYVVDRYGRKFLFMEGGIQMIICQVAVACVLAATTGVSGTKHISKGYAILVLVLMCTYAAGFGWSWGPLSWLIPSEIFPMKIRPTGQSISVAVNFATTFVLSQTFLSMLCHFKYGTFLFYAGWIAVMTIFVSFFLPETKGIPLDSMGAVWERHWYWRRFVQGQPEL, encoded by the exons ATGGCGGTGGGAGGTTTCGCCGTTGACGGGCCCGGGGGCGGCTTCAAAGGCAAGATAACAGTTTCAGTTGTAATCACGTGCATCGTTGCTGCCTCCAGTGGCCTCATATTCGGATATGACATCGGAATTTCAG GAGGCGTAACAACAATGGTGCCATTTCTTCACAAATTCTTCCCATCAGTACTGAGAAAGGCAGCAGAGGCCAAAACAAACATGTATTGCGTGTTTGACAGCCAGCTTTTGACATCATTCACATCTTCACTATACATAGCCGGGTTAGCAGCTTCCCTTGTAGCTAGCCGAGTCACATCAGCAATTGGCCGCAAAAACACCATTGTCATCGGTGGCTGCACCTTTCTTGCAGGTGCTGCCATCAATGGTGGTGCGGCCAATATTGCCATGCTCATCTTGGGACGCATCTTGCTCGGCTTCGGCGTTGGTTTCACCAACCAG GCAACTCCCGTGTACCTCTCAGAGGTGGCGCCACCCAAATGGCGCGGCGCATTCAACACAGGCTTTCAATTCTTCATAGCAGTTGGGGTGGTTGCAGCCAACTGCATAAACTACGGCACCGCTAAGCGCAGCTGGGGCTGGCGCCTCTCCCTTGGCCTTGCTGTTGTACCCGCCCTTATCATGACAACCGGCGCACTTCTTATATCCGACACGCCCAGCAGCCTCGTGGAGCGCGGCAAGTTGGACCAAGCCAAGAAATCCCTCATCAAAGTCAGAGGTTCGGACGCCGACATCGAGGCTGAGCTTGCCGAGCTGAAAAAGTCGAGTGAAATTGCCAAAGCCGCTCGCCGGGAGCCCTTCGTTACCATATTTGAGAGGCAATACCGGCCGCACCTTGTGATGGCAATCGCCATACCATTTTTTCAACAGCTCACTGGAATTAATGTTATTGCGTTCTACGCGCCGATTCTTTTCCAGACTGTGGGCTTTGGTAGCGACTCCGCCTTAATAGCCGCCATTATCCTCGGATTGGTCAACTTGTGTTCAATCCTTGTCTCCACATATGTTGTCGATCGGTATGGTCGAAAATTTCTGTTCATGGAGGGTGGGATTCAAATGATCATTTGCCAG GTGGCGGTGGCTTGTGTGCTGGCAGCTACGACGGGCGTTTCTGGCACGAAGCACATCTCAAAGGGCTACGCTATATTAGTTCTGGTGCTAATGTGCACCTATGCTGCTGGTTTTGGCTGGTCATGGGGCCCTCTAAGCTGGCTCATTCCAAGTGAAATATTTCCGATGAAGATCCGGCCCACCGGCCAAAGCATAAGCGTTGCCGTGAACTTCGCAACCACCTTTGTGCTATCTCAAACATTCTTATCCATGCTTTGCCACTTCAAATATGGCACTTTCCTGTTCTACGCCGGCTGGATCGCTGTTATGACCATTTTTGTCTCATTTTTCTTGCCGGAGACGAAAGGGATCCCTTTGGATTCAATGGGTGCAGTGTGGGAGCGGCATTGGTATTGGCGCCGGTTTGTCCAGGGGCAGCCGGAGCTTTGA